In Aspergillus nidulans FGSC A4 chromosome II, the genomic stretch TCGCACTCTTATTACGCCAGAATGTGTAATTCATCGCAGCCCCGGTTCACCATCCCTTCTAGTTTTCTGCCTCTTTCTGCAACTGGGATCGGCTGAACCTGAAATTCTGCTCATTATTGTGGCGAGAACCCCATTCTTGATGCTCTCCAAGGCCGCTAATTCCTGCTGTCTGCTTGATGCCCCACGCCCTGGGACATCTACTCATTAAACCCATCAAAGATTTTCGGGCCGCTAGCACTAACCGTGTATCAGTGCATTATTAGAATGCAAATCATCCCCAGGCTGGCCGATTCTTgaaatttcttcttctgctcgagGGTCAAGCTTTTGAGACATTGCGGGCCCTCGACGTCGTCCACATAACACACAACTTTAAACAACTCCTGCCCCCATATTCCCTGATGCAGCTGACGACACTATATCCCCCTACTCTCCCTTGCCGGTCGTATACAGTGCAGACGCGTCATATCCTACGTCCTAagcattcctggccttgtCTGCAGCTCCACCTTTATACTTCCTCCATCACGTACTTTCAGGAAACCACCATAGATTGACTGAGCACGATATCTGGCTTGAAGTCCTCGCAGGGTGGCCGACAGAGCACGAGAGCACGAGAGCACGAAGCGCACTCGAAGCGCACTCGAAGACCAGATGTCGGCTATAGCTGGCGAGCCAGCGGAGCCGTCCAAAATGGCTCAGCATAGCGAAAGCCGCGCCGATGAAGAGACACATTCGGTAGCTGAGACAACCTCCACAGAGGATTCCATCGACGATGATCAGATCGCCGCCCTGGGCCGTACTATAACGGCTCGTTCAAGGCTGTCTGAGCCCGAGCTGGCCAGAAGACTCACATCAATCGGGACCACAGGCACAATGGATCCCAACTACGAGGTCGACTTTGAGGACGGTAATGACCAGGCCAATCCGAAAAACTGGTCGCTCAAGTACAAAGCCATGGCGATTGCTATGCTCTCATATAACACACTGCTTATGTGAGTCAGTCAGGGTTGggctgttttttttttttttcagagtTCAGGATAACTGACCCTCAAAAGTGTTCTACATTCGACGTCTTACACATCCGGAATCTCACAAATCGCCGACGAGTTTGGCTCCTCCACAACTATCGTCACGCTGGGGCTCACTTTTTACCTGATCGGTCTGGCTATTGGTTCGATGTTCATGGCCCCGTTGAGCGAGGTCTACGGCCGAAAGCCGGTTTCAATTGCGTGCCTGGGAGTGTTCACGGTCCTGATCATTCCCTGCGCGCTGGCCAAGTCCATTGTGGCGCTGATCATCGTCCGGTTTATCGGGGCATTGTTCGGAAGCGTCATGATCTCAACCGCACCTGGAATGGTGGCGGACCTTGTGACCGATGAGCAGAGAGCGTTGGCCATCTCCATATGGAGTATTGGACCTATCAACGGTCCGGGTACGTTGATAATCCTCACTTTCTTTAAGCCACCAGCCACTAATTGAATGATGCGGTAGTTTTGGGTCCTATCATCGGCGGTTTCGTGACGCAATACCTAGGCTGGCGATGGATGAACTGGATTGCATTGATTCTCTCCGGTGTTGCGTTCTGCTTTGCCTGCATTATGAAAGAGACTTATAGTCCTATTATCCTGCAGAAGAAAGCCGCGCAACGACGTGCAGAAACCGATGATGAGCGCTGGTGGAGCCGATATGACCAAAAGGCCAGCCTTGTTGAGATGCTCAAAGTGAATTTGAGTCGTCCCTTCGTCATGGCCGTTGTTGAGCCCATTTGGTAAGACCACCATGCCAGCCACACTTTTTCTTGGCCCTGTGCTGACATGCTCTAGCATATTTTGGAATATTTACATTGCCATTGTCTACGGAATTCTTTACCTCTGTTTCACAGCGTACCCTATCGTCTTCCGCCAAATCCGTGGCTGGTCTCTTGGCCTGTCTGGCCTGGCCTTCTGCGGCATTGGGGTTGGCTGCTTGATCATGATCGCCTGCGAACCCTTAGTCCGCCGCATGATCAACAGCCACAAGCACGACCCAGAAACTGGCAAAGTACCGCCGGAGGCCATGGTCTCAATCGTCTGTATCTCTGCGATCTTGATCCCGACCGGGGAGCTCTGGTTTGCGTGGACCTGCTCCCCTGCATCTATCCCCTGGATTGTGCCCATCCTAGCTGGTGTGTTTTTCGGCTGCGGAAACGCTGGTGTTTTTATCTACGCCTCAAACTATCTAACGGACAGCTATGGTGTGTATGCTGCCTCTGCGCTAGCGGGAAACTCGGTGATGCGCAGTATCCTGGGAGGCGTTATGCCGCTTGTAGGCACTTACCTGTATGATGGGCTAGGTCCAAACTGGGCTGGGACGCTGTTGGGCTTGCTTGAGGTGGCCATTATCCCAATACCGTTTGTGTTCTACAAGTATGGATATAAGATTCGGATGAAGAGTGCGCTCATTACTCGGATGCAggaggataagaagaagttggagaggaagcggaagCGCTTGGAACAGCGGTTGGCAGCTGCTGTTgcggaggaaagagagaagacgGAGGTCTGATGCAATCATTGCAGCTCATCTAAAGGTCGAAATGCGAAAGTCGACAGATTCAGGATCTCAAAAGTCATTTTGCACGGATGGAGTTTGATACCATTGTTTATCGGATCTCGGCAGGTTGGAAATACTCTATAAGTAGCGCACAGGTATTATCTAGAGCTTAATGGATAATGACATATACATGAACATCAGACTCAGGTTCATTCACTCACGTGCC encodes the following:
- a CDS encoding uncharacterized protein (transcript_id=CADANIAT00004415) — its product is MCLFIGAAFAMLSHFGRLRWLASYSRHLVFECASSALRALVLSCSVGHPARTSSQISCSVNLWWFPEMLAARKSLMGLMSRCPRAWGIKQTAGISGLGEHQEWGSRHNNEQNFRFSRSQLQKEAEN
- a CDS encoding MFS transporter (transcript_id=CADANIAT00004416), whose translation is MAPLSEVYGRKPVSIACLGVFTVLIIPCALAKSIVALIIVRFIGALFGSVMISTAPGMVADLVTDEQRALAISIWSIGPINGPVLGPIIGGFVTQYLGWRWMNWIALILSGVAFCFACIMKETYSPIILQKKAAQRRAETDDERWWSRYDQKASLVEMLKVNLSRPFVMAVVEPICIFWNIYIAIVYGILYLCFTAYPIVFRQIRGWSLGLSGLAFCGIGVGCLIMIACEPLVRRMINSHKHDPETGKVPPEAMVSIVCISAILIPTGELWFAWTCSPASIPWIVPILAGVFFGCGNAGVFIYASNYLTDSYGVYAASALAGNSVMRSILGGVMPLVGTYLYDGLGPNWAGTLLGLLEVAIIPIPFVFYKYGYKIRMKSALITRMQEDKKKLERKRKRLEQRLAAAVAEEREKTEV